GCGGAGCGAAGTCGAAGGGCCTATCCGGCGGCGGAGAACCTGGATTTCTGCTTTCGCAGGCATGACGGGCGGCCACACAGCATCGTTATTTGCTCTAGGCTCCGGACTCATAAAGGGGGTAGTCTGGGTCAACCGAGTGTGATGGGGTTCTGTGCTGAGAGGGAGGAAGTGCGGTGCCCAACTCTTTCTGGTTTTCTGAGCGACAATTCGCGCGGCTTCAGCCGCTGTTGCCGACCAAAGTGCAGGGCGTGCCGCGGGTGGACGACCGGCGGGTCATCTCGGGGATCATCCACGTGTTGCAGCGTGGCTGCCGGTGGCGCGCTGCGCCGGCGGTCTACGGGCCCTACAAGACGCTGTACAACCGGTTCGTGCGCTGGGCGGGCAAAGGCGTCTGGGACGGCGTGTGCGCGCGGCGGTCTGCGGCCGGGGGGCCGCCGGTGGCGTTGTTGCTGGATTCGACGCCGGTCAAGGCGCATCGGTCGGCGGCGGGCGGAAAAGGGGGGCGGACCATCAAGCCATCGGACGCTCGCGGGGCGGGCGCACGACCAAACTCCCTGCCGCCGTCGATGCGGCCGGCCGGCCCCGCCGGCTGAACGTCCACCCGGGCCCACGCGGGGACGCTCCTGTCGCGACGGCCCGGGTCGCCGCCCTGCCCCCCCAACGCTGCCTGGCTGCTACGGCCTACGCCAGCGCTGCCCTCCGGGCGTGGCTCTGGCGCCGGGGCTGCCAGCCGGTCCTCCCCACCAACCCGACCCCTAAGCGCAAACATCCTTTCGATCCGGTGGCGTATCAGGAGCGCACTGTCATCGAGCGCACCTTCGGCCGCCTCAAGGACTGGCGGCGCGGCGCCACTCGCTACGACAAGCTCGCGCAGAACTACCGCGCTACGGTCCTCCTTGCCGCCATTCTCCTCTACTGGTTATGAGTCCGGAGCCTAGAGCAGTGCTTCGTAGGAAAAACGGCCACGCAGTTAGAGGCAGTCATGCGGAAGTGGCTTGGGGAGCACCCGGAGCGCTGGCACGAAGCCTGTAACTTTCTAGCCTACGATGCGATTTCTGAAATGTGCCAGCTAAAGTGATTTTGACCCTAGAAAATTTCAGACTGATACACTACCCGACGCCGTAAACCCCTATTCTCTGGTGAGGGGCCTCGGTATAGGCCGACCCGCTTAAAGCCGTCCTGGGCGCTCCTGGGCGGTCGATTTTCTGACATGAGCCTCCACCATCTCAAATTGACCAGCCGACGCTGGGAACGGGCCCGGCGGGCCTGCCCCTGCCTTCAAGAGAGCGGGCTGTAGGTGCCAGGCTCCGGGCTGTGGTCGAGCTGGGCGGCTCGAAGCACACCACAAAATCCCGCTCGACCGGGGCGGCGCTCCCTACGATCTGAGCGACCTGAGCCGATTCCGTAGGACGGCCGGCTCAATCCGCAAACCGGGGCATGACTTTCTCGGCGAACAGTTCGAGCGAGGTCATGATCTGGTCGCGGTCATGAATCCCCTGCGGCAGCAGGAAGAAACACTCTTTGATCGGAATCTTGCTGCTGGCCTCTTCCAGCCGTCGGCTCAGGGCGTCCGGGTCGCCGACCAACAGTTCGGGGTGGCCCTGGCCGAAGGGCAGAAACCATTTATCCCACATCCACAGCGGGTCCTTGAGCCAGTCCTGGGCGACTGATTGGTCTTTATGGCAGATCAGCATGCCGCCCCAGGCTGCCTCGTCGCCCGGTTCGATCGTGCGCCCGTGTTTGAGCGCCTCGTCGTGATAGCCCGACCACAGACGCTTGCAGAAGTCGAGGTCCGAGGCCAGCACGATCGGCTTGCCGCCGTACTTGGCCCAGAACAGTGCGGTCCGCAGGCTGTGGGTGAAGCCGCCGTACAGCGGAGGGTGGGGTTGCTGGTAGGGTTTGGGGGCGATGCCGATCTCGCGAATCCGCATGTCGGCGTCAACCCCCTGGCCGTATTCGGTGTAGGACGACTGGGGGTGGGGGTTGATGAAGTCGTCGGGCGGGATGGTCCAGTACTTGCCCTTGTAGCTGAAGGTGTCGTGTTGCCAGGCTTTAAGCACAATCTCGACAAACTCGGTGAAGTACTCGCGGTTCATGGCGTCGTCGGGGCTGTTGCGGTTCCAGTCGCCCACCGCGTTCAGATCCGGCCGAATCCGGTAGTTGTGAACCCAGCGGGCCTGATAGCCCCGCACCAGACCCACGCCCAGCCGGCCCTTGAGCATGTGGTCGAGGGTGGCGATGTACTCGGCCGTCCGGACCGGATTATGGGTCGGCGCCACCCAGCCAATCATGTTGACCTGGAGCCGTTTGCTGTGCTGACCGATCCACATCGACAGCAGACCGGGTTCGTTGCTGGCCTCAAAGCCTTCGATCTGGAGGTGGTGTTCGGGATGGCTGAAGCCCGCATAGCCGGCCTCGTCGGCAAAGCTGACGTACTCGGCCACCTCGTCGAGCATGCGTTGGTAGAGTTCCGGGCGCTTGCCGGCCATGCCCGCTTCAAGCTCGTGCCGTCGACCGAGCGTCGCGTAGATGAACAGGTGAAACTTCATAGTCGCTCCTTCACAGGGGATCGCAGGTGCGGATAAGGGGTGGACTCAGGCGTTCGGCACGCTCACCCGGACTTCGGTGCCCCGGTTCCGGGCGCTCAAGACCTGTAGAGTCCCGCCACAGGCTTCGGCCCGCTCGCGCATGTAGAGCAGGCTGTACTGACCGTGCGGATACTGCTCAAGATGGGCGCCGTGACCGTCGTCTTTGATCAGCAGCGACACCCCTTTGTGTTCCTGGACGACAGCGATCTCGACGTGCGCGGCGTTGGCATGCCTGCCGATGTGATCAAGAGCTTCCTGGGTAATCCGAAACAGGCTGAGGGTAGCGGCGGAGGGCAGGGGCAAGACCGCGTCGTCAGCCTGAACGGTGACTCGAAACAGGGACTTCCGGCGCAGTTTGTCCACATACTCTTGAAGCGCCGCCACAAAGCCGAAATCGTCCAGCGTGGCCGGCCGCAACTCGTCCATCAGGCTCCGAACCGCGGCCGCCATGGCGTCCAGCTCGGCGACCAGACGCTGGATCTGTTCCTCGGCCTCGGGCACCCGCTGGAGAAACAGGTCTTTGCTGCGCCGAAAGTCCTGGAGGACGCTGAACAGTTTCTCGCCGAGCTGGGCCTGCCACTCCTCAACCAGATGCTTGCGTTCCTCTTCCCGGGTGCTGATGACCGTATGGAGCAACTCCCGTAACTGCCGGGCTTCTTTTTCGATCCCTTCGTACAGCTGGGCGTTTTCAATGGCCAGGGCGGTGTGCTGGGCCACGTTGGTCAGCAGCCCGACCGTCTTGGCCGGAAAGCCTTCGGCCGGATGCCGATCCGCCACCAACAGGCAGGCCAAAGGCTGCGGATAGTCTGGCTGCATGACCGGGGTGATAAACAGGTTGTGTTCGGCGATATCGTGCAGTGCGTCGGGCTGCAGCCAGGTTTGCAGGGTATCCGGCGTGTCCAACACCAGCGTGCCCCGATCGCACCCCCGGCGCAGCAAGCCACCTTCGGCCAGGCTGGCGGCCAGCGCCGTGGAGGCGGGCACCGGAAAACTGCCGGCGACCGCGATGCGCTCGGCCTGTCCGCTGCGACGGTCGAGCAGAATCAGCCCCACGCCCTCACAGGCCAGCAGACGCTCCAGCGTGTCAACCAACTGCTGCATGACCGTGTCAACATCCAGGCTGCCGAGCGCACGGTTGACGCTCCACAGTTGTTCGGTGGCCTGGGCCGACAGCTGTCGGTGGGTCGGCTGAGCGGCGGCGGATGGCTGAGTTGGGAGCAGCACGGCACTGATCCCGCCGGCCAGGAAGAGATAGGCGATCTGGGGACCGACGCCGGTGCCGGACAGCAGCGCGAATAATTCCAGGCAGAACAACGCCTGGAGGGCGGCCATGGTCAGCCCGGCGGTTGAGCCAAAGCGGATGCCGACCGCCAGGCTGATGACATAGAAATAGGTCAACGCCGGGCTGTCGATTCCACCGCTCACCCCGCACATCAGGCTCACCAGGGCGGTATCGAGGAGCGGAACCGGCACGACCAGCGGCCGACCTCGGTGCAGGCGGTAGACCACATAGTGGCAGAAGCCGCAGTAGACCAAGCCCAGGCCAAAGACGATACCTGCCACAGGTTGCAGTGCGGCAGCGTCCGGGGCCGCTACGAGCAGCCACCAGACCAGAACCCCGAGCCAGCGCAGGCGGGTCCAGACCTTTTCTTGATGGATAAGGGGGATGGATGTGTCGGAGCGGTACGCACCCCAGAAGGCGGACTGCAAGGCTGAAGGCAAGGTCTTCATAGCGTGGAAGCGCTCTCCTTCTTACTCTCTGTGCCTGCCTTTTGTCTAGGGGCGTGGCGGAGTTGGGAGGCGCTATTTTTTTTGAGCGGGGTGGGCTATAGGGATCAAGCGGCCGAAGGCCGGAAAGGAGACGGGCTATGCTGATGATGCTGAAAGCGCATATTGCGAAACCTGCTGACGCCTCAAATAAAGAATTCTACAGTGTCTGGCTCAAGGAAGCCGAGGCGGCTCTGGCGGCCAAGGAAGCCGGAGTGATCCAAGCCATATGGAAAGTCGCCGGTAAACCGGAGGTGATTGCGATTCTGGATGTCGAGTCGGGAGACGTGCTCGACCGCGCGATCCAGGGCCTGCCGCTATGGAAGCTGGGCTACGCCCATATTGTGAAAGACCTGGAATTTATCGCCCTGCGTCCGTATGAGAACTGGGCCGAGGATTTACAGACCCTGGCCCAGGGCTAGCTGCCCGCCGGGTGTGGTCGTGATCGCGTGACGGGAGTGGCGGCGGCCGGATTATCCCCTGACCTCCACCCCAGCCAGGCGTTCCAGGACTTTGACCAGAGCCTGGGTTCCCTCATCGCCGGCCCCCAGCGTCTCCAGGGCGTGAAAGAGGGTGTGGACCAGGCTGGTGGCGGGCAGGGCCAGGTGCAGGTGCTCGGCTTCCTGGAGGACGAGCCGTAAATCCTTCTGCTGGAGCTTGACCATAAAGCCCGGCGCAAAATCCCGCTCAAGCACACGCGGGGCGAGGTTCGACAACTGCCACGAGCCTGCGGCTCCACCGCTGATTGCCTGTTGCATTTTCTCCAGATTCAGACCGGCCTTGGCGCCGAACACGAGCGCCTCGCTCATGGCCAGATTCGTCACTGCCACCGCGATCTGATTGCACAGCTTGGTCAGCTGTCCCGCCCCGCTGGGGCCCATATGGGTGATATTGGTGCCCATGACCTCAAAGAGCGGCAGGCAACGCGTAAAGACCTCTTGCTTGCCCCCGACCATGATCGACAGTGTCCCGGCAATTGCGCCGCCCTCTCCGCCACTCACCGGTGCGTCGAGCAAATCCCCGCCCTTGGCCTCGACCGCCTGGGCAATCTCACGGGTGGCGGTCGGTGAGATGGTGCTCATATCAACCACCACCGTGCCCGGCCGTAGGCCGGCCAGGACGCTGTCCGGCTCCAGGATGACTTGCCGCACGTCGGGCGTGTCGGTGACAATGCTGATGACCACCTCGGCCGTCTCGGCAATCTCTTGGGGCGAAGCCGCCCCGGTCGCGCCGTCCTCGATCAGGGCCTCAACCGATTCCCGGCGTCTGCTGTAGACGCTCAGTGGATAGCCCGCCTTGAGCAGGTTCCGGGCCATAGGCTTACCCATGATGCCAAGACCGATAAAACCGACGCGTGTCTCCATAATGCCTCCCCGCTTGGCGCGTGATGGCACTATTCTTCGACTGTTTGGGCCACAATGGCAAGGCCCCGGGCAAGACGGGTGAGTGGGCGGAACGGGTAGGGGGAAGGACAGGGAGGTGCGGGCCGGGAGTGGGGCTCAACACCTCTGTCAGGTTGCGCTAGGCCGGGGTTTCCAAGCTGACTTCCTGGAAGCCGTCCTGCTCTTCAACAACCGGCTCGTCTTTCTTGTCCCAGGACCAGGAGGCGTCGCGTTTGGGGGCGGCTGGAGCGGGGGCGGCTGGAGCGGGGGTGGCTGGAGCGGGGGTGGCTGGGGCGGCAGCTTCGTTCTGGTCTGACCCCGGCGGATCGGTCTTGGGCCGGCCACGCATGGGCATGCGGTTGCGGACCTCACGCCAATGAAAGCTGCTGGGCGGGCTCTGGAGTCGTTCGAAGCTGGCCAGGAGTAATTCTTTGCTGTCAGCACGGCCAAAGCAGTGGTCGCCAATCCACATTTCCCAGCCGGGCCGGACACTGCCGTCCGGTGCGGTCAGGTCGCGACGCACAAAGTTCGGCGTCACCGTCGGCAGCGCGCCGCTCGCCTGAACCTCGTCGTCCGGGGCCGACGGGGCAGAACTGGCAGCGGCTGGTAGCTGGGCTGCCGGACCGCTTGACTTGGCTGCCCGCTTGGCCGTCCGCTTTTTGGCCGCTGGCTGTGTTTCCTGCCGTGCAGGACGAAGACTCATATCCTCTCCTTCGCTGCGCTTCTTCTGGACAGAGTCCGAAAGAAGGTTAGGTGAACCGTGGCTGAGAGTCCGGTCTGGAAAGAGGCTTGCCGACCCACGTTCAGGCCCGGTTCAGTAGAACTCGTCGGATAGGTGCAAATGAAACGGTTATGCCAAGATGTTCAGATTATTCAGGGTATTGCAGACTCTCTCCGGCACCGCTTACCCTGTAAGCCTCCCATGTTTTCGCCCCGATTTCAATCCCCCATGCGCCTATTGCCGCCGGGTTGCGGCCATTGACGGCGGTCGGTCCGCACCGGGCCGTCGCTTATGCCGGGCGGATGTAGGTGCCGCTCTTGCCGCCGGTTTTTTGCTGGAGACACACGTCCGAGATGCGCATGCCTTTTTCCACCGCTTTACACATGTCGTAGACGGTCAGGGCCGCGACCGATACTGCGGTCAGGGCTTCCATTTCGACACCGGTTTTGCCCTGAACCGCAACCCGTGCCTCAATGTCGAGCCGGCCGCTGGAGGGGTGGGGGGTGAACTCGACCGTGATGGAGGTCAGCGGCAGGGGATGGCACAACGGAATCAGTTCGGCGGTTTTTTTGGCCGCCATGATGCCGGCAACCCGGGCTACGGCCAGCACGTCGCCCTTGGGCAGCTGACCAGTGGTGATCAGGCGCAGGGTTGCCGGCTGCATGTGGACCGTGCCGCTGGCCAGCGCCTCGCGGGCGGTCACGGCCTTGTCGCCAACATCAACCATGCGGGCGCGGCCGTGGGCATCGGTGTGGCTGAGTTTATCCATGGGGTGTCCGGGGGCTCCGAGCCGGTGAGAGAAGTCTGCCACAGGCGGGAGCACGCTGGCAAGCGGGCTGCTGCCTGGGCGAGGGGCAAGCCTGGCGGCACTTGACGCCCTGGTACGGGATAGCTAGCCAGAACATGCAAGGAGATCGATAATGTTGGACACACTCCTCCTCACCGCAACCGGCATGTGGCTTGGCGCTATGGTATTTTTTGCCGCAGTCGTTGCGCCAACGGTGTTTGGCACCCTGGAGCCGGTTGAAGCCGGGCGGATGATCCGCCGGGTGTTTCCCAAGTACTACCTGTTCGGCCTGGTGTGTATAACGGTTGCCCTGCTGGCCAGTCTGGTGAGGCCGAACTGGTGGACCGTAGCCTTCGCCCTGTTGCTGGGCATGACCGCCTACGCTCGCCAAATCCTGATGCCCAGGGTCAACACCGCCCGCGATGCCATGCTGGAAAAGCACGAGGAACACTCCCCGGCCTTTTCCCGCCTGCACAAGCTGTCGGTCCAGCTCAACGCCCTTGAAATGCTGGTGTGCGCGGTTCTGATGTACGCCATGGCAAGCTGACCGGCACCCGGCGCTCAGACGCTGCGGCCGGGCACGAACACAAAACGGAGTCTACCCGGCGTGCTGGTCAGGGTGTTCCATGAGGGAGTATCGAGGTCGATGCCGACCAGGGCCCCGGTCGGCAGGGGCAACTCCCGGCCGCTCAGCCGACTGACCAGGTCCTCGAGGTCGGGGTTATGGCCGACCAGCAGCACCGCCCGACAGGCGTCGTCCAGCCCGGCCAGGACCTTGAGATGTTGGGCCGGGCTGGACAGGTACAGGCTGTCCAGTTTGACGATCCGGCCCGCATAGCCGGCCGTGCGCGCCGCCCGCTTGGCGGTTTGGCGGGCGCGTCGGGCGGCCGACGAAATGACCACATCGAGCCGAATCCCCTGCCGGCCGATCTCTTGTCCGGCCTGCTCGGCCTGCCGGGCACCGCGCTTTTTCAGACTACGCGCGAAATCGTGCTCGGGGCTATCCGGCCGGGCCTTGCCGTGGCGGAGGATGAGCAGGGTTTTCACGCCATTGCCGTTAGACAAATCTGAGCAGACGGTCGGCGTGCAGCAGCTTGGCCTTGATCGGCAGCTGGGACGGACAGGCCTGCTCGCACGGTGCCCGGCAGTCCACACACTGTGACGCGTTACGCGCCTCGGGCAGTTTGGCGTACTCTTCCATGCCGACGCGCTGCTGGCCGTAGTTTTCGTAGTACATGGCGTAGCGTAGGATGTCGTCGACCGGCACCTCGGCCGGGCAGGAGGACAGACACTCCCCGCAGCCCGGCGGGCAGTAGTCGTTGGCGACCAGACGGTCGTATTTTTCGAGCAGCGCAATGTCGGCCTGCTGTACCGGCTGTCCCGAGGCGTGCAGATACTCGTCGATCTGGGACCGTGAACTCATGGTCACCACCAGGCCGCTGACATCCTGGTTTGACAGCACCCACTTGAAGGCCGCCTGGGAGAAGGTCTCGCGTTCGGTTGAACTGAAGTCCGACAGTGCCGTATGCCGGGCGCCCTTGAGCGTTTTCATGGCCACCACTCCGACACCCTTTTGCTTGGCGTCGTGAAAGATGGTGGTCAGCTCGGGCCAGTTCCGAAAATTATAGGCGACCATGATGACGTCAAAGCGGTCCGAGTCAACGGCGTGACGCATGACCTGTTCCAGCCGCGGTGTATGGGACGAGACGCCCAGGAAGCGCAGCTTGCCCTGCTCTTTGAGCCGGTCAAAGGCCTCATGGATATTGGGGTTCATCAGCCGCTCAATGGAGTTGCAGGCGTGGATGTGGGCCAGGTCGAGGTAGTCGGTCCCGATCCGTTGCAGACTGGCTTCAATCGCAGCCATCACATCCTTGACCGGCGTGGAATTGCTGAGATGGCCGCTCGGGGTACAAAACTTCGACACGATGAACAGCTTGTCGCGCGGATAGCCCCTGATGCCTTCGCCCAGGGCGCGTTCCGAGCCGGCCCGGGAATAGTCGGGCGAGGTGTCAAAATAATTGACGCCGCGCTCCAGCGCGTGCTTGACGACCCCGGTGTCATGCAGGCCCGCGCAGCCAAACGAGATGTCCGAAACCTGCACCCCGGTCCGGCCCAGGGTGCGGTACTGGCGGATGCCGGCCTCCCGCCAGTCCGGACTGTGTTGGTCGGCCTGTTCTTCGACCGGCTGGAGTAAAAAGAGCTGGGTCTGGTACTCACAGCCGGCGGCCAGAGCTGCACCGCCGCCGGCCAGTCCGACTGCGGCCTGGCGTAAGAACTTGCGTCGGCTAGGGTTATTGGCCTGGGCTGGAGTCGAGCGGGATGTTTGCTTGGCGTCCACGGGCGGCCTCCTCAGCGGGGGATTGCGGACGAGGCTAGCACGCGGGCGGACGGCAGACAATCAAGATAGGCAGAAACGGTGAATGGCGGCCTGTCTGGTTTCGGTATCGAAGATCGCGTACGCCCCGCGTCTGTCCCGGTCACGGGGCTGGGAGGGCGAGCCGGGATTGACGACCAGGACCGAGCCGGCCCGCTCCACGAACGGGACATGGGTATGACCGAAACAGACCAGGTCGTAGGACAGGTCGGCGAACTGCTTGAGCCGGGCGCTGCCGGGGTAGATATACTCGTCGTGAGGTTCCCAAGGGCTGGCATGGACCATCAGAATCCGTGCCCCACCGCACTCAAGCTCGCGTCTGAGCGGCGCCTGGGCCAGGAAGTCGAGCGATTCCGCAGCAAAAGTGTCGCGGCATTTTTGCAGATAGGCCGGGTTGCGGCCGCCGAACAGGACCAGTTCGTGGTTGCCCTGAATACACACCACCCCGGCCCGCCTGAGCAGCTCGACCGTATCCGCACAGAAGCGGTATTCGCTGATGGCGTCACCCGGGCACAGCAGCATATCGGTCGAGGGCATATCCTCAAGGGCACGGCGCAGGGCTGCGGCGTCGGCGTGAATATCCGAGACGATACCGATTCTCATATAAGCCCTGTGTTCTAAAGACTTCTGGGTCGAGACGCAAGGGGTTAAAAATGAACGCGGATAAACACGGGCAAGACGCCTTTTGCGCGCTTGCACGCCGGGGGTGGAGGTGCCATACAGGAGGCTATGGGACAGACCGATACTCTGTATGGCTGGGACGATCAGAAGCGGGTGGATTATTTTGTGACGCGCGGCGAACTCCTGATTCCCAAGCGCTATGAACAACTCAGCAGCCTGATCGATTTCTTCCCTTGGCCGACCGATCAGCCCATTCGGGTGTTGGATTTAGGCGCCGGCTACGGGGCGGTGACGGAAACCATTCTTGAGCGTTATCCGCAGGCCAGCGTGGTGTGGCTGGATGGCTCGCCGGCCATGCACGGCCACGCCGAGCCGCGTTTGGCCAGGTACGGCCAACAGGTGTGCATGTTTCTCAGAGATCTGGCCGACCCGGCCTGGTCGGCGGAGCTGCCGGGACCTTTTCACGCTGCGGTTTCGGCAATTGCCCTGCACCATCTGACCGACCAGCGCAAGCGGGCGCTGTGTGCCGAGGTCTACGAGTTGCTGTTGCCCGGCGGGATGTTCCTCAACAACGACGTAGTGAGCGGTGCGCCGGACATGCGTGAGCATTTTACCCCGCTATCCGACCGGGTGATTCGGCACCACCTGCGCGAACGCACCGGCGTGGAACACTCTCTGGAGGAAATCCGCCAGGCGCGCACGGCCATGCAGCGACCCAAGGGCCAGAGCAGCCACATCGCGCCGCTTGAGCCGCAGCTGGAGTGGTGGCGCGAGGCCGGCTTTCAGATGGTGGACTGCTACTGGAAGTTTCTGAATTTTGCGATTTTTGGCGGGATGAACGGGGCGGGGTAGGGCAGGAGGAGGTTGACTTTCCTCCATGGACAAGACTGCGCTCATCACCCAAATCCATGCCTCCCCGGTCATGGTGGTCCTAGCCGTCACCGGCGGCGGCGCTCAAGCTGTTGCCGACCTTCTAGCCGTACCGGGCGCGTCGCGTACAGTCCTGGAAGCGGTCATCCCCTACAGCCAGGCCGCCCAAAGCGCCTTCCTGGGCAAAACGGTCGACCAGTCGGTCACGGCCGAAGCTGCGGCGGCCCTGGCTCGAGCCGCCTATCGGCGGGCCCTTCGGCTCCGCACGGATGAAGCGCTGCCGGTCATCGGCTTGGCCTGCACCGCAGCGCTGGCAACCGACCGACCGAAGAAAGGCGACCACCGAGCCCACATCGGGCTGGCCGAGGCGGAAGGAATCCGGGTGTGGTCGCTCACCCTGCACAAGGGCGCCCGCGACCGGAGCGGTGAGGAGCAGGTCGTCACCGCGCTCCTGCTGTCCTTGCTGGCCGAGGCATGCGGCCTGGGGGCCAGACAAAAGGTCGGCCTGCTCGCCCAGGAGCGGCTTATTGTTGCCGAGTTTCCTTCAACATTTGCCCTTTGATTTTTCTTCAGGTCAGGCTTCCAGCAGCGCCCGCGTCTCATCCGGCNNNCCATGCTTGTAATCATCCCCACCGCCCTGTCCACAATCTGCACATTGCTCAGCTGGCCTTCCGTGGGGTACTGATAGTCTTCCAGCCCAATCCGCACGTGGCCGCCCAGGCTCACGATCTGGGGCACGAAGGGCAGGTTGTCGCCGCCCAGGGTGGCCGCAAACCAGTTGCAGCGCACGCCGCTCAGCATGTCCAGGTAGGCTTCGAGGCTCTTCAGGGTCGGGGGCAGGCCAAACGGCAGCGTCGGGCCGCCAAAGTAGAACTTCAGCAGCAGCGGCTCGGTCAGCACGCCCTTGTCCAGGAAGACCAGGGCGGCGCGCAAAAAGCTGGCGTCAAAGAT
The window above is part of the Desulfurellaceae bacterium genome. Proteins encoded here:
- the moaC gene encoding cyclic pyranopterin monophosphate synthase MoaC; this encodes MDKLSHTDAHGRARMVDVGDKAVTAREALASGTVHMQPATLRLITTGQLPKGDVLAVARVAGIMAAKKTAELIPLCHPLPLTSITVEFTPHPSSGRLDIEARVAVQGKTGVEMEALTAVSVAALTVYDMCKAVEKGMRISDVCLQQKTGGKSGTYIRPA
- a CDS encoding DUF4149 domain-containing protein; translated protein: MLDTLLLTATGMWLGAMVFFAAVVAPTVFGTLEPVEAGRMIRRVFPKYYLFGLVCITVALLASLVRPNWWTVAFALLLGMTAYARQILMPRVNTARDAMLEKHEEHSPAFSRLHKLSVQLNALEMLVCAVLMYAMAS
- a CDS encoding histidine phosphatase family protein, whose amino-acid sequence is MKTLLILRHGKARPDSPEHDFARSLKKRGARQAEQAGQEIGRQGIRLDVVISSAARRARQTAKRAARTAGYAGRIVKLDSLYLSSPAQHLKVLAGLDDACRAVLLVGHNPDLEDLVSRLSGRELPLPTGALVGIDLDTPSWNTLTSTPGRLRFVFVPGRSV
- a CDS encoding IS5 family transposase (programmed frameshift): MPNSFWFSERQFARLQPLLPTKVQGVPRVDDRRVISGIIHVLQRGCRWRAAPAVYGPYKTLYNRFVRWAGKGVWDGVCARRSAAGGPPVALLLDSTPVKAHRSAAGGKGGPDHQAIGRSRGGRTTKLPAAVDAAGRPRRLNVHPGPRGDAPVATARVAALPPQRCLAATAYASAALRAWLWRRGCQPVLPTNPTPKRKHPFDPVAYQERTVIERTFGRLKDWRRGATRYDKLAQNYRATVLLAAILLYWL
- a CDS encoding metallophosphoesterase family protein; translation: MRIGIVSDIHADAAALRRALEDMPSTDMLLCPGDAISEYRFCADTVELLRRAGVVCIQGNHELVLFGGRNPAYLQKCRDTFAAESLDFLAQAPLRRELECGGARILMVHASPWEPHDEYIYPGSARLKQFADLSYDLVCFGHTHVPFVERAGSVLVVNPGSPSQPRDRDRRGAYAIFDTETRQAAIHRFCLS
- a CDS encoding GAF domain-containing protein; the protein is MKTLPSALQSAFWGAYRSDTSIPLIHQEKVWTRLRWLGVLVWWLLVAAPDAAALQPVAGIVFGLGLVYCGFCHYVVYRLHRGRPLVVPVPLLDTALVSLMCGVSGGIDSPALTYFYVISLAVGIRFGSTAGLTMAALQALFCLELFALLSGTGVGPQIAYLFLAGGISAVLLPTQPSAAAQPTHRQLSAQATEQLWSVNRALGSLDVDTVMQQLVDTLERLLACEGVGLILLDRRSGQAERIAVAGSFPVPASTALAASLAEGGLLRRGCDRGTLVLDTPDTLQTWLQPDALHDIAEHNLFITPVMQPDYPQPLACLLVADRHPAEGFPAKTVGLLTNVAQHTALAIENAQLYEGIEKEARQLRELLHTVISTREEERKHLVEEWQAQLGEKLFSVLQDFRRSKDLFLQRVPEAEEQIQRLVAELDAMAAAVRSLMDELRPATLDDFGFVAALQEYVDKLRRKSLFRVTVQADDAVLPLPSAATLSLFRITQEALDHIGRHANAAHVEIAVVQEHKGVSLLIKDDGHGAHLEQYPHGQYSLLYMRERAEACGGTLQVLSARNRGTEVRVSVPNA
- a CDS encoding NAD-binding protein, giving the protein METRVGFIGLGIMGKPMARNLLKAGYPLSVYSRRRESVEALIEDGATGAASPQEIAETAEVVISIVTDTPDVRQVILEPDSVLAGLRPGTVVVDMSTISPTATREIAQAVEAKGGDLLDAPVSGGEGGAIAGTLSIMVGGKQEVFTRCLPLFEVMGTNITHMGPSGAGQLTKLCNQIAVAVTNLAMSEALVFGAKAGLNLEKMQQAISGGAAGSWQLSNLAPRVLERDFAPGFMVKLQQKDLRLVLQEAEHLHLALPATSLVHTLFHALETLGAGDEGTQALVKVLERLAGVEVRG
- a CDS encoding LLM class flavin-dependent oxidoreductase, giving the protein MKFHLFIYATLGRRHELEAGMAGKRPELYQRMLDEVAEYVSFADEAGYAGFSHPEHHLQIEGFEASNEPGLLSMWIGQHSKRLQVNMIGWVAPTHNPVRTAEYIATLDHMLKGRLGVGLVRGYQARWVHNYRIRPDLNAVGDWNRNSPDDAMNREYFTEFVEIVLKAWQHDTFSYKGKYWTIPPDDFINPHPQSSYTEYGQGVDADMRIREIGIAPKPYQQPHPPLYGGFTHSLRTALFWAKYGGKPIVLASDLDFCKRLWSGYHDEALKHGRTIEPGDEAAWGGMLICHKDQSVAQDWLKDPLWMWDKWFLPFGQGHPELLVGDPDALSRRLEEASSKIPIKECFFLLPQGIHDRDQIMTSLELFAEKVMPRFAD
- a CDS encoding class I SAM-dependent methyltransferase, translated to MGQTDTLYGWDDQKRVDYFVTRGELLIPKRYEQLSSLIDFFPWPTDQPIRVLDLGAGYGAVTETILERYPQASVVWLDGSPAMHGHAEPRLARYGQQVCMFLRDLADPAWSAELPGPFHAAVSAIALHHLTDQRKRALCAEVYELLLPGGMFLNNDVVSGAPDMREHFTPLSDRVIRHHLRERTGVEHSLEEIRQARTAMQRPKGQSSHIAPLEPQLEWWREAGFQMVDCYWKFLNFAIFGGMNGAG
- a CDS encoding CinA family protein, with translation MDKTALITQIHASPVMVVLAVTGGGAQAVADLLAVPGASRTVLEAVIPYSQAAQSAFLGKTVDQSVTAEAAAALARAAYRRALRLRTDEALPVIGLACTAALATDRPKKGDHRAHIGLAEAEGIRVWSLTLHKGARDRSGEEQVVTALLLSLLAEACGLGARQKVGLLAQERLIVAEFPSTFAL
- a CDS encoding aldo/keto reductase, with translation MDAKQTSRSTPAQANNPSRRKFLRQAAVGLAGGGAALAAGCEYQTQLFLLQPVEEQADQHSPDWREAGIRQYRTLGRTGVQVSDISFGCAGLHDTGVVKHALERGVNYFDTSPDYSRAGSERALGEGIRGYPRDKLFIVSKFCTPSGHLSNSTPVKDVMAAIEASLQRIGTDYLDLAHIHACNSIERLMNPNIHEAFDRLKEQGKLRFLGVSSHTPRLEQVMRHAVDSDRFDVIMVAYNFRNWPELTTIFHDAKQKGVGVVAMKTLKGARHTALSDFSSTERETFSQAAFKWVLSNQDVSGLVVTMSSRSQIDEYLHASGQPVQQADIALLEKYDRLVANDYCPPGCGECLSSCPAEVPVDDILRYAMYYENYGQQRVGMEEYAKLPEARNASQCVDCRAPCEQACPSQLPIKAKLLHADRLLRFV